The Bdellovibrio bacteriovorus region CTTTTGAAGTTTTGTATTGGGTGATAGATCGCGATCAAAAGACGCCGAAATTTTCTTCAACATCGTCTTGGATTCAATTTAACAATCCGTCAAAACTAGAAATTATGAGATTCAGCCAAGGTGTTGAAAACGACTACGCTTACCTGACGGTTGAACTTAAGCCATAAAAAAAGGGATGACCGCTTTCACGGCCATCCCCCACGGAGAAATCAATTAGCCAATCAGTTTTAATGCCAATTGGTTGGCTTGGTTTGCTTGCGACAACACGGAAGTTCCCGCCTGCAATAAAATATTGTTTCGAACCATTTCACTGGAAGCCGCGGCGATGTCGGTATCACGAATACGGCTGTTTGCTGCTGACAAGTTTTCTTGAGTAACACCCAAATTATCTACGGTTGAAGTCAGACGATTTTGCAAAGCTCCCAAATAAGCGCGTGTGCCACTGACATTTGTTTGTGCATCATCAAGACGAGCCAGTGCTTCTTGTGCACCTTCTTTCGAAGAAAAATCAATTCCATCCAACCCCAGAGCATCGATCGTCGCCGCGTGTTTACCGGCATCAAAGGAAATCCGATCTGCAAAATCATCATTGCCGATGCCCACTTGAAAATCGAACTTAGGAGCAGAGCCATCAAGAAGCTTCGTCGTTCCCCAGGTCGTCGACTTCGCAATACGCTGCATTTCATCTTTAAGCTGGGTAACTTCTTTGTTAAGCATACCGCGCTCAGTTTCGCCCACTGTATCGGAAGCTGCTTGGATTCCCAATTCACGTAAGCGCACTATGATGTTGCCGATTTCGTTTAAGCCACCCTCTGCTGTTTGAATCAGGGAAATACCATCGTTCGCATTTCGTTGGGCTTGAGATGCAGAGCGGATCTGTGCTTTTAATCTTTCGGAGATAGCTAAGCCTGCAGCATCATCTGCGGCCTTATTGATACGACTGCCTGAAGATAACTTCGCCATAGAATCATTGATAGCTCGTTGCGAACCTACCAAGTTTCTTTGTGCATTCAGTGCAGCGATATTTGTCGTAATTCTCATTCCCATAAGTTCCTCGAAGTGGCGTGATAAATTTTTCGGTAATCACGATGGGAACTTCACAAGACTATGGGATAAATTTAGAAAGACATAGCAAACACAGGATTGTTGTAAAGGACGAGTCCTGCGCAAGATTGATTCACCGATCTGTTTCGAGGTGAGATTTTCCTCCCAGGAAGCCCAGGAGGAAAATCACTTCATTGTTTATCTTGGCTGAACAACATCGCAAGTTGGGAAAGTGAAGTTCTTGAAGAAAGAAGTTCCACCTTCACCACGAGTGATTACCACTTGTGTAGAAATTGTTCTTGGAACAGTTACGTCACGAGTTCCCCACTCTGTGCAAACTGGTGTTTGCTCGCCAGAACCTTCAAAGCGTAAACACTCTGGAGCTTCGTAAGTGCGAGGCGCTGTTTTGTGAACTGTTTCATAACGAGCGCAAACCCAGTCTGTGATCGGGCCACCACCTTCACCTTCAGGAATGTTTCTTTTTACTGGAACAAGCTCGGCACACTCTCTTGTTGCGCTGATGGCTCTGATCTCATAGTCCGTCATGCAGGCATTTGACAAAGAGATGCCATGCAAATTGTAACCGTGTTCTACGACAGCATCGCGATCCGCGAAGATCTGGCTCCAGGAACTTCCAGAATGAACGGCGAACGCACTTGAAGAAATAACCAATGTTAATAGAGAAACAAATACTGATTTCATAAAATACCTTTTTTCTGTTGTTTTAGTGTTTTTCAAAATTGCGCAACAGCCATGGAATGTTCCGCAAAATTTCCGGTAACGTAGCGGAACACTCCGCGAACAGTCTAAATACAAAATTGTAATTGTGATTCAGCAGCTAAAAGAAAGTGTGTCGTCTGAACGTACCCAGAAAAGAAGTGTTGAATTAAAGATTTTCAATTCAGAAATTTGCGCGACACTGAAAGCACTCCTATACCGGAAAGTTGGAGGATGCCTTTATGGTTCACGAGAACATACAACAAGTTGCTGTGGCCTTTGAGCTTGCGGGCATTGGCACCATTATTATCGGCGCCCTTTATGCGACGGCAAAATATACTAAAAATTATTTCTCTAAAGATCCTCAAGCTTACCGTCATTATCGTAGCGGCTTGGGAAATGCGATTTTGTTGGGTTTGGAGCTGTTAGTAGCAGGTGACATCATCGGAACGGTGGCTGTAGAGCCGACTTACCAAAACGTGGGAGTCCTGGGCCTTATCGTCTTGATCCGAACTTTTTTAAGCTGGTCTTTGAGTGTCGAGATCCATGGACGCTGGCCATGGCAAGAGACGGATTCAGAACCTAAAGATTAAGTCGGCATAGAGTGCTTGCGCGGCACTCCCGATCTAAAGAGATTTTGAATTCTTAAGTGCGTGCCATTCTTCTTCGTATAAAGAAACATTCGGCTTTTTAATTTTTTCAGGAGCGGGGCTCACGTACTCGGCTTTTACTCCGTCCCAACCGACATAGTGACGAGTCAAACCTTCTTGCCCCACTTCAAAATTTGGCACTAAATAAGTTTTACCGCCGCCGTTTGGAATATCTAACGAAAGATTCGGCATCGCTAACCCAGACAGATGTCCCCATAATTCTTTTTGAATCTCTAAAGAATCCTCAACAGAAGTTCGCAAGTGATCTGTTCCAATGGAAGGATCGCATTGAAACATGTAATAAGGTTTTACTCTGAGATAAAGCAAACGACGATTCAATGCTTGCACAATGGCCGGGTGATTGTTGATTCCGTTAAGCAACACCATTTGATTCATCACCGGCACACCGTTATCCACGAATCTTTCCAAGGCCTCAACGGCTTCTGCTGTAAGTTCACGAGGATGATTAAAGTGCGACATTAGAAATACCGGTTTGTGTTTCTTAAGTATCTTCACTAGATCATCTGTCACACGCATCGGGCAAACCACGGGCATGCGTGAACCAATGCGAATGATTTCGATATGCTCGATATTTCTTAGGTCCGTTAGAACACGATCTAGTTGCGCATCACTGACAGTCAAAGGATCTCCGCCAGAAAGAATCACTTCGCGAAGGCCCGTGTGTTTGCGGATGTAGTTCAATGCTTGTTCGTATTCTTCGCTTTTAATGAAGGCTTGCTCTTGTCCTGTGAAGTGCTTGCGCGTGCAGAAGCGGCAGTAGACGCTGCAAATATCCGTGATTAAGAATAGTGCGCGATCGGAATAGCGATGAATCACGCGAGGTGCTGGACTATTTCGCTTCTCTCCTAAAGGATCGAGCATCTGTTGCAGACCCTCTTCGATTTCGTATTTTTGCGGCATTAAGATCTGACGGATCGAATCTCCCGGTTCACCGGCAAGGCTTGCGTAATAAGGCGTTGTACGAATATTGAAAAGCTCTTTCCCACCTTGAAAAGCTGTCCGTTCTTCCTCTGAAAGAGCGAAGTGTTTTTCGAAATCAGTTTGTGTTTTCAAGCTATTACGAAGCTGCCAGGTCCAATTATTCCAATCAGACTGGGAAACATGCTCTGGCTTAGGGCTTCGAGGGAAATGAAACTTCATCGTCGTGGTTATGAATGAAACTGAGTTAATAGGCAAGACGTCTTATAAAAGTGACGTGAATGGGCGCTTTCAGGGTGTTTTTCGAAGTTGGCGGTCGTCAGCTCTAAATCACTGATTTCAGGTGTTTTTTTAGCCTTCTCAGGGTGGGACACCAGAAGTTTTACAGAGAGCCACTTGCGATTCCCTATTCTCAACATGAGAACCCTTTGAAATTTTCATCACTTACGTCCTCTGGCACGAAGCCCTCGAGTTGGCGCGGCCCTCGCTTTACATCAGGTTAGGAAAAAGGGTCTGGAAGACCCATATATAGGAGGACTTATGAAAACTTTCACTTACCCAACACACAAATGGGTCTTAACGGCGACACTGCTCGCTGTGCTAGGTTTGAATGTATCTTTCAATTCTCACACTGCGGGAGTGGCATCTGCTGACTTCGCCTCTACAGAAGGTGAAGGCATCACGCCATCAAAAATCTACACCGCCGACGGTGTGGTCCCAGTTAAATACATTGATAACGGTGAAGACAAAGTCCTCGCGTTAGTTCCAAAGAAAATGACAGAAGGAAAAGCCTGCGACTCTTGCGGCTATGAATCCTATCCATTAAGTGTAAAAAACAAAGAAGACATCGACAGCTTGAACGTCGCATTGATGAAAGCCATCGGCGCCCGCTTGACGACTCAAGAGAAACCGAAGGCGGAGGCGACGCAGGAAGTGGAAGCTTCGGGTGATGCCAAGATCAATCCATTTGCATCTTTGGAAAAATGTGACGACAAGAAAAGCAATTCTGATGTGCTTTCTTGCCGCACTACTAAATATATCCGCATCCTTAAATCAAACGCGAAGTCGATCAATAAAGAAGACGCGTACGACTACTACAAAGAAAATATTGAATCTTTAATCTTGAACGAAATCGCTGAATCTCGCCGCATCGTAAACGGCCAAAGAAGAGCATCCGTAATGCCAGGCCAATGGAGCTTCTTTAGCGAATCTGATTCCGCGATGAAAGATCCTGCGGCAATGCGTGACGAAGCACTTAAACTTGTACGCGAGTTGATCAGCGGTGTTCCGGGCAAATTCGAAGACGTAAGAAGAAGATTGATTTCTGCCGAGTCGGAAATGATCCGCGCAGAAGCTCTTGAACTACAACAAACATATGTTCAAGCTCGAGACACTAAAGATCCATATCTTGGAAACTACTTGTTCAACGAAGGTAACTACCGTAGAGCAGATCTTGAGTCATTGTTGAACAACGTACTAAACCAAACACAAATGGGTCTTGAAGGTTTGAAATCTTCTGAAGCAAGTGCGACTTTGAAGAATCAGTATATGACTGAGATCAACTCGTACATCCAAAAAATCTACAACGGCATGAATACAGACGTTTACAACTTCATGGGAGCTGGCATCGGCGCAGGCACAACAGTACTTCCAGGTGTAAGCTTAGATTCTCGCCTACAAAACCCAGGGCGCATGGGAACAACGACGACAGTAGTTCCAGGCGTTTCAACAAGAACAGGAGCAAACCTAACAGTTTCCCCTGGAATCGTAGTCCAGCCACAAGTTACAACTGTTCCTGGCACTACACTACCGAACTTCCTGCCACAAACTAACAACGGCGTAAGCTTCGGCACTGTAAATCCGATCTCTCCCCAATCACTACAACAAAGACTCGACATCCGCGGCAGATTCTAAGAAGAGCAAAAATTGAACCGATCCTCCAACGGGCTCACGAAGAGCCCGTTTCCTATAAGGAGTGCAACCATGAAAAAAGTTATTATCACTACAAGCGTAATAGCTGTTTTGATGGGCTGCTCTTTTTCAAAAAAAGACGCTAAGTTTCAGACAGAATCAAATACCAAAGAAAAAGCTGCAATCGTAGACCTGCAATCGGCAATTAAGTTTTTGAACGAACAGGAACTCACGGCCTTTCTTAATAATACAGAATCTTCAAAATTGAACACGCCATTTTCAAACGGGCAAACATCGGTTGAAGTAGCAATTCAAAGAGGAAATATTTCAATTTTAAATCTTCTTCTAGCTCGTGGCGCATCGCCTTTAGTAGAAAACTCTGTAACAGGATTTAGTCCCTATCAAACTGCTCTAAAGAATGAAACTAGAAATCAGCTTGATTTATCCATGAAGCTAGCTATGGACAGTTCTGTTAGAAAAATGAATCAAAATTTAGTTAGGCTGCTCAGCCAAAACGACTATTCCGCCTTTTTGGATAACTACTCTCAAAAAAATATTTCGTGCTCTACAGCGCTAGTGGCGCTGATCGAAAGAAAAAATTCATTTTTGCAAACCACTATTCCAGATCAAATTGTGGAAAAAGTTCTGAGCACAGGAAATTGTTCGAAGAATGCTACTCTTTTAAATATGGAGGACGCGGTAAAAAAAGAACTGAAAGCGCAGATTCGTTCGAGATTTCGGAACATGACGAT contains the following coding sequences:
- a CDS encoding flagellin, encoding MGMRITTNIAALNAQRNLVGSQRAINDSMAKLSSGSRINKAADDAAGLAISERLKAQIRSASQAQRNANDGISLIQTAEGGLNEIGNIIVRLRELGIQAASDTVGETERGMLNKEVTQLKDEMQRIAKSTTWGTTKLLDGSAPKFDFQVGIGNDDFADRISFDAGKHAATIDALGLDGIDFSSKEGAQEALARLDDAQTNVSGTRAYLGALQNRLTSTVDNLGVTQENLSAANSRIRDTDIAAASSEMVRNNILLQAGTSVLSQANQANQLALKLIG
- a CDS encoding DUF1622 domain-containing protein; this translates as MVHENIQQVAVAFELAGIGTIIIGALYATAKYTKNYFSKDPQAYRHYRSGLGNAILLGLELLVAGDIIGTVAVEPTYQNVGVLGLIVLIRTFLSWSLSVEIHGRWPWQETDSEPKD
- a CDS encoding KamA family radical SAM protein produces the protein MKFHFPRSPKPEHVSQSDWNNWTWQLRNSLKTQTDFEKHFALSEEERTAFQGGKELFNIRTTPYYASLAGEPGDSIRQILMPQKYEIEEGLQQMLDPLGEKRNSPAPRVIHRYSDRALFLITDICSVYCRFCTRKHFTGQEQAFIKSEEYEQALNYIRKHTGLREVILSGGDPLTVSDAQLDRVLTDLRNIEHIEIIRIGSRMPVVCPMRVTDDLVKILKKHKPVFLMSHFNHPRELTAEAVEALERFVDNGVPVMNQMVLLNGINNHPAIVQALNRRLLYLRVKPYYMFQCDPSIGTDHLRTSVEDSLEIQKELWGHLSGLAMPNLSLDIPNGGGKTYLVPNFEVGQEGLTRHYVGWDGVKAEYVSPAPEKIKKPNVSLYEEEWHALKNSKSL